A genome region from Tolypothrix sp. PCC 7712 includes the following:
- a CDS encoding cation:proton antiporter — protein MAPIQFLATVVAEDSPIILSGVLLTLVVIYLASKFGAEVARRLDFPPVLGELVAGVIVGVSALHLVIFPEGGLSASDSVIMTALQGLNQLAPDALTRIFESQSEVISVLAEIGVIILLFEIGLESDLRQLKEVGIQATVVACVGVAAPFAAGTAGLMLLFHVAAIPAIFAGAALTATSIGITSKVLSELGQLKSKEGQIIVGAAVIDDVLGIIVLAVVASLAKTGEIDVANVIYLIVSATAFLIGSILLGGIFNKSFVAIVDQLKTRGNIVIPAFIFAFFMAFLGNAIHLEAILGAFAAGLVLDETDARNELDELIKPIADLLVPIFFVTVGARADLGVLNPAVPENRAGLLIAVFLMVVAIIGKLITGWAVFGQPGINRVAIGVGMIPRGEVGLVFAGIGSASGILDKPLEVSIIIMVILTTFLAPPFLRVAFGSSTNPIPESTTAVETASE, from the coding sequence ATGGCTCCGATACAATTCTTGGCGACCGTTGTTGCTGAGGATTCACCCATTATTCTGTCTGGCGTATTGCTAACGCTGGTGGTGATTTATCTGGCCAGCAAGTTCGGCGCAGAGGTGGCTAGGCGATTGGATTTTCCGCCCGTCCTGGGGGAACTGGTCGCCGGTGTGATTGTCGGCGTTTCGGCGTTACACCTGGTGATCTTTCCCGAAGGGGGGCTGTCTGCCTCTGACTCGGTGATTATGACAGCGCTGCAAGGATTGAATCAATTGGCACCAGATGCGCTGACCCGAATCTTTGAATCGCAAAGTGAAGTGATTTCGGTTCTAGCTGAAATCGGCGTGATTATTCTGCTGTTTGAAATTGGACTGGAATCCGATCTGCGACAACTGAAGGAAGTGGGAATTCAAGCCACGGTTGTCGCCTGTGTGGGAGTCGCAGCACCCTTTGCGGCAGGTACGGCAGGGTTGATGTTGCTGTTTCACGTGGCGGCGATTCCGGCAATTTTTGCGGGGGCGGCGTTGACTGCAACCAGTATTGGCATTACGTCTAAAGTATTATCAGAGTTAGGTCAACTCAAATCCAAAGAAGGGCAAATCATTGTTGGCGCGGCGGTAATTGATGATGTCCTCGGCATTATTGTCTTGGCGGTGGTTGCAAGTTTAGCCAAAACCGGTGAGATTGATGTTGCCAATGTCATTTACTTGATTGTCAGCGCTACGGCATTCTTGATTGGATCAATTTTGTTGGGGGGTATCTTTAACAAAAGTTTTGTGGCGATCGTAGATCAGCTCAAAACCCGTGGAAATATTGTGATTCCGGCATTCATCTTCGCCTTCTTTATGGCATTTTTAGGCAACGCTATTCATCTCGAAGCGATTTTAGGTGCCTTTGCGGCGGGTTTGGTGCTTGATGAAACCGATGCCCGGAATGAGTTGGATGAATTGATCAAACCAATCGCCGATTTATTGGTACCCATTTTCTTTGTGACGGTAGGAGCGCGTGCCGACCTCGGTGTTTTGAACCCGGCGGTACCAGAGAATCGAGCAGGTCTGTTGATTGCTGTCTTTTTGATGGTGGTGGCGATTATTGGCAAGCTGATCACAGGTTGGGCAGTGTTTGGACAACCCGGCATCAATCGAGTGGCCATCGGGGTTGGGATGATTCCACGAGGTGAGGTGGGTCTAGTGTTTGCCGGTATCGGCTCTGCTAGCGGCATTTTGGATAAGCCGTTGGAGGTGTCGATTATTATCATGGTAATTTTGACAACTTTCCTAGCTCCACCTTTTTTACGGGTTGCCTTTGGTTCATCCACGAATCCCATCCCAGAATCTACCACGGCTGTAGAAACAGCAAGTGAGTAA
- the ntrB gene encoding nitrate ABC transporter permease, which produces MTIAQKRPASPRLDNSFISRLQKQFPNIVPPAIAIIIFLVVWQLFAWTPGATLPGPIQVISDTWLLILYPFYDKGGTDKGLFWQIWASLQRVAISYTLAAVVGIALGILIGVNKTMSKALDPIFQLLRTVPPLAWVPISLAALRQNEPAALFVIFITAIWPILINTAVGVTQIPQDYNNVAKVLQLSRKEYFTNILIPAALPYIFTGLRIAIGLAWLAIIAAEIVMSGIVGIGFFIWDAYQNNNVSEVILALVYIGVVGLLLDKLMAWVQNLILPAEQK; this is translated from the coding sequence ATGACTATTGCCCAAAAGCGCCCTGCAAGTCCTAGATTAGATAATAGCTTTATATCCCGTCTGCAAAAGCAATTTCCCAATATTGTACCGCCAGCGATCGCAATTATTATCTTTCTGGTTGTGTGGCAACTATTTGCTTGGACTCCTGGCGCAACCTTACCAGGGCCAATTCAGGTGATTTCAGATACTTGGCTATTGATTTTGTATCCTTTCTACGATAAAGGTGGCACAGATAAAGGTCTTTTCTGGCAGATTTGGGCAAGTCTCCAACGGGTTGCAATTAGTTACACACTAGCGGCAGTTGTTGGTATTGCTTTGGGCATTTTGATTGGGGTTAATAAAACCATGTCTAAAGCTTTAGACCCCATCTTCCAACTATTACGGACTGTACCTCCTCTAGCTTGGGTACCAATTTCCTTAGCAGCATTACGCCAAAACGAACCAGCAGCTTTATTCGTAATCTTCATCACAGCAATTTGGCCGATATTAATTAACACCGCTGTGGGTGTAACTCAAATTCCCCAAGATTACAACAACGTTGCTAAAGTTCTGCAATTGAGCCGCAAAGAATACTTCACCAATATCTTAATTCCTGCTGCTTTACCCTACATTTTCACAGGTTTAAGAATTGCAATTGGTTTGGCTTGGTTAGCGATTATCGCGGCAGAAATCGTCATGTCCGGTATTGTGGGAATTGGCTTCTTCATCTGGGATGCTTATCAAAACAACAACGTCAGCGAAGTTATTTTGGCTCTAGTTTATATCGGTGTTGTTGGTCTACTACTCGATAAATTAATGGCTTGGGTGCAAAACCTAATTTTACCTGCAGAACAGAAGTAG
- a CDS encoding CmpA/NrtA family ABC transporter substrate-binding protein: protein MTEFLNQFSRRKFILTAGASAGAVFLKGCLGNPPESAGGGGTAQPTAQQVANISPEQKPETATVKLGYIPIVESAPLIIAKEKGLFAKYGINVELAKQASWGAARDNLEIGSAGGGIDGGQWQMPMPHLITEGLITKGNQKIPMYVLCQLITHGNGIAIANKHLGKGVSLQLAGAKSLFKELKSSTPFTAAFTFPHVNQDLWIRYWLAAGGIDPDADVKLLTVPAAQTVANMKTGTMDAFSTGDPWPFRIVTDKIGYMAALTAEIWKNHPEEYLAMRADWVDKHPKATKAILKGIMEAQQWLDNFDNRKEAAQILAGRNYFNLPSPEILADPYQGKYDMGDGRKIDDKTMAAYYWKDEKGSVSYPYKSHDLWFITENVRWGFLPKDYIANNGAKAKELINKVNREDIWKEAAKELGIAAADIPTNTSRGVEEFFDGSKFDPEKPEEYLKSLKIKKVSI from the coding sequence ATGACAGAATTTCTGAATCAGTTTTCTCGCCGTAAATTTATCTTAACAGCCGGAGCTTCTGCGGGTGCTGTATTCTTGAAAGGCTGTTTAGGCAATCCTCCTGAAAGCGCTGGTGGTGGTGGCACAGCGCAACCAACAGCGCAGCAAGTAGCTAATATTAGTCCCGAACAAAAGCCAGAAACTGCTACAGTCAAGTTGGGATATATTCCCATTGTGGAATCAGCACCGCTAATTATTGCGAAAGAAAAAGGCTTGTTTGCGAAGTATGGCATTAACGTAGAACTTGCCAAACAAGCTTCTTGGGGTGCAGCCAGAGATAATTTGGAAATTGGCTCTGCTGGTGGTGGGATTGATGGTGGTCAATGGCAAATGCCAATGCCTCATTTAATTACAGAAGGCTTAATTACCAAGGGTAATCAAAAAATTCCCATGTATGTTTTGTGTCAATTAATTACACATGGGAATGGAATTGCGATCGCCAACAAGCACCTAGGTAAAGGTGTAAGTCTGCAATTGGCTGGCGCTAAGTCCTTATTTAAAGAACTCAAATCTTCTACACCCTTCACCGCAGCTTTCACCTTTCCCCACGTTAACCAAGATTTGTGGATTCGCTACTGGTTAGCAGCCGGTGGAATCGACCCTGATGCAGACGTGAAGTTGCTCACCGTACCTGCGGCGCAAACTGTCGCCAACATGAAGACAGGAACGATGGATGCATTCAGTACTGGTGACCCCTGGCCTTTCCGCATCGTCACAGACAAAATTGGCTACATGGCTGCATTAACCGCAGAGATTTGGAAGAATCATCCTGAAGAATACTTGGCGATGAGAGCCGATTGGGTAGACAAACATCCCAAAGCCACCAAAGCAATACTCAAAGGTATTATGGAAGCGCAGCAGTGGTTGGATAATTTTGATAACCGCAAAGAAGCAGCGCAAATTCTCGCCGGCAGAAATTATTTCAACCTCCCCTCACCCGAAATTTTGGCAGATCCATATCAAGGTAAATATGATATGGGTGATGGCCGCAAAATTGATGATAAAACAATGGCGGCTTACTACTGGAAAGATGAAAAAGGTAGCGTTTCTTATCCCTACAAGAGCCATGATTTATGGTTTATCACAGAAAACGTACGTTGGGGATTCTTACCGAAAGATTACATTGCCAATAATGGTGCAAAAGCCAAAGAATTAATCAATAAAGTTAACCGCGAAGATATTTGGAAAGAAGCTGCTAAAGAATTAGGAATTGCAGCAGCAGATATTCCTACAAATACATCTCGTGGTGTGGAAGAATTTTTTGATGGCAGCAAGTTTGACCCCGAAAAACCAGAGGAATATCTCAAGAGCCTCAAGATTAAAAAAGTGAGCATCTAA
- a CDS encoding P-II family nitrogen regulator, protein MAKRANKLVIVTEKVLIKKVAKIIDEAGATGYTVVDTGGKGSRNVRSTGKPNTADTDSNVKFEVLTETREMAEKIADQVAITFFTDYAGIIYICEAEVLYGRHFCGPDGC, encoded by the coding sequence ATGGCCAAGCGTGCCAACAAGCTCGTCATCGTCACAGAAAAGGTTCTGATTAAAAAGGTCGCCAAGATAATTGATGAAGCCGGGGCGACCGGTTATACGGTGGTAGATACTGGCGGTAAAGGTAGTCGCAACGTGCGCTCTACAGGTAAACCCAACACTGCCGACACCGATTCAAATGTCAAGTTCGAGGTACTCACCGAAACCCGGGAGATGGCAGAGAAGATTGCGGATCAGGTCGCAATCACGTTTTTCACCGATTATGCGGGCATTATCTATATCTGTGAAGCAGAGGTACTGTACGGGAGACATTTCTGTGGGCCAGACGGCTGTTGA
- a CDS encoding sodium-dependent bicarbonate transport family permease, whose translation MDFLSLFVKDFIAQLQSPTLAFLIGGMIIAALGSELVIPESICTIIVFMLLMKIGLTGGTAIRNSSLTEMVLPMIFAVITGIVIVFIARYTLAKLPKVKVVDAIATGGLFGAVSGSTMAAGLTVLEQAKMSYEPWAGALYPFMDIPALVTAIVVANIYINKKKRKEAAYSTMQTVAAGDYPDKKDYPGSRQEYLSQQKGDGDNKVKIWPIIEESLRGPALSAMLLGLALGIFTQPESVYKSFYDPLFRGLLSILMLVMGMEAWSRVGELRKVAQWYVVYSVVAPFVHGLIAFGLGMIAHYTMNFSMGGVVILAVIASSSSDISGPPTLRAGIPSANPSAYIGASTAIGTPVAIGLCIPFFLGLAQALGG comes from the coding sequence TCATTGCCCAATTGCAGTCCCCAACACTCGCCTTTTTGATTGGTGGAATGATTATTGCTGCCCTCGGTAGCGAATTGGTCATTCCCGAATCGATTTGTACGATCATCGTCTTCATGTTGCTCATGAAAATTGGTCTGACCGGTGGAACTGCGATCCGTAATTCCAGCCTGACAGAGATGGTGTTACCCATGATCTTTGCTGTCATAACAGGGATTGTGATTGTATTCATCGCCCGCTATACATTAGCCAAGCTACCAAAGGTCAAAGTCGTCGATGCGATCGCCACCGGGGGTTTGTTTGGAGCCGTGAGTGGTTCTACCATGGCTGCCGGACTAACGGTACTGGAACAAGCAAAAATGTCATACGAGCCATGGGCTGGCGCACTCTATCCCTTCATGGATATCCCAGCGCTCGTAACTGCAATTGTTGTGGCTAACATTTATATCAACAAGAAGAAGCGTAAAGAAGCAGCCTACTCTACCATGCAGACTGTTGCGGCTGGCGATTATCCCGATAAAAAAGATTATCCCGGCAGCCGGCAGGAGTATCTCAGCCAGCAAAAGGGGGATGGGGATAATAAGGTTAAGATATGGCCAATTATCGAGGAAAGCCTCCGGGGCCCTGCCCTATCAGCAATGTTGTTAGGTCTGGCTCTTGGCATATTCACACAGCCGGAAAGTGTCTATAAAAGCTTCTACGATCCCCTCTTCCGTGGCTTGCTTTCAATCTTGATGCTGGTCATGGGGATGGAAGCTTGGTCAAGGGTTGGCGAACTGCGTAAGGTAGCCCAGTGGTATGTTGTGTACAGCGTGGTGGCACCGTTTGTGCATGGGTTAATTGCCTTCGGTCTCGGCATGATTGCCCACTACACCATGAACTTCAGCATGGGCGGTGTCGTAATCCTGGCGGTCATCGCTTCCTCTAGTTCAGATATCTCAGGGCCACCCACATTGCGAGCCGGTATCCCGTCAGCCAATCCCTCCGCCTATATAGGTGCGTCCACAGCTATTGGTACGCCAGTTGCGATCGGCTTGTGTATACCGTTCTTCCTTGGACTTGCTCAGGCACTCGGTGGCTAA